GTGACTGGAGTTGATTACCATCAGGGTTCCCCGTTGGGCACAATGATAGGCGATGGCCTTGGTATCGATATCCACCCGCAGGCCAGGATGGGTGAGGATATCGATGGGATAACGGTGCAGGGCGGCAATTACTGCCTGGGTGTTCCTGTCCCGCATCGCGACTTTGGTGCGTTTGAAGTAGCGACCGACGACATTGGGCAGGGTCAGCTGCAGTCCGTCCCTTAGGGAACCGGGATTAACCAGAATATGCAATCCCGCTTGAACCACATCGAAGATTTCCAGGTCTTCTTCGGAGATGTCAAGGCGACCATCAACGCTGAGGATGTTGGCCTCAACGCCCAGCAACCCTCGGACGTTGGGAACCAGCTGGGCGGCGGCCTCCATTTCAGCCCGGATCTGTCGGAAGGTATCGATTCCTTTTGTGCCGATGCCAAAGAGGTTGGCCGGACCATGGTCGCTGATGGCCACTTCCTTTAGGCCCTTAGCCGCGGCAGCCTTGAGGTTGTCCAGGACAGTGCCGGTGCCATGGCTGTGGATGGTATGGGTGTGATAATCTGCTGCGATGCGCATCGTGGTTGGTCCTCCTTAGTCACTGGGTGGATCATAGGACAGAGTTGCTTTGGGGCAGGATAGTGGCAGGAAACTGGCCCCGGCGACAGGAAGTCATGGGTAGGCGACGGTAGCCCCAATACTTAG
The nucleotide sequence above comes from Bacillota bacterium. Encoded proteins:
- a CDS encoding PHP domain-containing protein; protein product: MRIAADYHTHTIHSHGTGTVLDNLKAAAAKGLKEVAISDHGPANLFGIGTKGIDTFRQIRAEMEAAAQLVPNVRGLLGVEANILSVDGRLDISEEDLEIFDVVQAGLHILVNPGSLRDGLQLTLPNVVGRYFKRTKVAMRDRNTQAVIAALHRYPIDILTHPGLRVDIDTKAIAYHCAQRGTLMVINSSH